A DNA window from Timaviella obliquedivisa GSE-PSE-MK23-08B contains the following coding sequences:
- a CDS encoding phosphodiester glycosidase family protein, producing MILALLFHVLSPSFFLSSALSGVQPLPFPIASSTAIQYRVYSLPQTDIHTLLIPVGNPLHSSHDRPTFAVSATLETVEQFAQREEATAILNAGFFDPVNQKSTSYITLNQKLVADPQQNERLMENPALTPYLDRILNRTELRRYQCQQLDRFDLAQHLAPPPANCEIVDAIGGGPQLLPNLALEQEGFFDAQGEVIRDPLGSRQRNARTAVGLLPDGKMLWVMVAQKPNFPEDSGMTLAELAEFMKTLGVEKAMNLDGGSSSSLYYDGKAFYGKVNDQGRIERSVKSVLLLR from the coding sequence ATGATTCTGGCTCTGTTATTTCACGTCCTGTCGCCTTCCTTTTTTCTCTCCTCTGCTTTGTCAGGCGTTCAGCCTCTACCTTTCCCGATCGCCTCCTCCACAGCGATTCAGTATCGGGTTTATTCATTGCCTCAGACAGATATTCATACCCTGTTGATACCTGTTGGCAACCCTTTGCACTCTAGTCACGATCGCCCTACCTTTGCTGTCTCTGCCACTTTAGAGACTGTCGAACAGTTCGCCCAACGCGAAGAGGCGACTGCGATCCTCAATGCTGGTTTTTTTGATCCAGTCAATCAAAAGTCCACTTCTTACATCACTCTTAATCAAAAGCTCGTTGCCGATCCACAGCAAAATGAACGGCTCATGGAAAATCCTGCTCTCACACCCTATCTCGATCGCATCCTCAATCGGACAGAACTACGCCGTTACCAGTGTCAGCAATTAGATAGATTTGATTTAGCACAACATCTTGCTCCACCACCTGCCAATTGTGAAATTGTGGATGCGATCGGGGGTGGACCTCAATTACTTCCCAATCTGGCTTTGGAGCAAGAAGGCTTTTTTGATGCGCAAGGCGAGGTTATTCGAGATCCCTTGGGCAGCCGTCAGCGCAATGCCAGAACGGCTGTAGGACTCCTACCTGATGGCAAGATGCTTTGGGTAATGGTGGCGCAGAAACCTAATTTCCCTGAGGATTCTGGCATGACGCTGGCAGAACTTGCCGAGTTTATGAAAACTTTGGGGGTTGAAAAGGCAATGAATTTGGACGGCGGCAGTTCTTCGTCACTTTACTATGACGGCAAGGCATTTTATGGCAAGGTGAATGACCAGGGACGGATAGAGCGATCGGTGAAATCGGTGTTGTTATTACGCTAG